The nucleotide sequence TTACGAAGTGCTTCAAACGTTTTCGCGCTGTTTTCCTCATCCGTAATATAGTTAATTGTTACATAAGCTTTATCATTGCGAATAACTAACTGATGCGTCGCGACAGTAAAGTAGCTTTGCGGGAAGTTTGTCCATTCTGCCGAAACTTCATTTTGCGGATCAAAAGTAAAGCCGCCGAAAAGAATCGGCTGCAGATGCTGATCTTCCTGTATGATTTGACTCGTCAGTTTTTTCCATTCACGTTCCACTAAATCGAAACGGGCGTCAGACGCATTGTTTTCGATTATATAGGCATGTCCTAAACCAACCAATGTGAAGGTTTTTTCACGATTTTGCCAGTAGTTGCGTTTTCCTTTATACTTCGATTCGCCCGCCGCAAAAAATGCCAATGCGGATAATCGGCTTACTTCGATTGTTTCCATATAAAAAATCTGCTTTGAATTTGAGCCTACTTCTATTTCAGTGGCGTTGTACCACTTGTGTTGCATGAAAATTCCCTCCGTCATGTTGCAAATTCACTAAGTATGATGCAAGTATAGCGTTATTTTAATACGTGCCTGAATTTTTATATAATTTGCTCATTTTTTTTGCGTTCGCGCAGTAAATAATACCTTCCTATCATAACATTTTTCGAGCAAACGTTACATGTATTGTCCCTTCACTCTGTTCAATTTGTTTTATTTGCATTACAATAGTTTAGATAATTGTATTTAGTTAGGAGCGTTTTTTTATGACAAAAGTCGTTGAAGCGGACAAGGGATTTAAAGTTTGGTGGCATTTAACACGTCCACACACATTAACAGCTTCATTTGTACCTGTATTATTAGGTACGTCTATGGCACTTTCAATAAATCATGAAACAATTCATTTCGGACTATTTTTTGCAATGCTTATTGCCAGTATGCTAATACAGGCAGCAACTAATATGTTCAATGAATATTATGATTATAAACTAGGCCTGGATAATGAAAACTCAGTCGGTATTGGTGGCACAATCGTCCGACATGGTGTAGCACCAAAAACAATTATGGCTATTGCGCTAAGCTTTTACGGTATCGCAATGCTATTAGGCGTTTACATATGTGCCATGACATCCTGGTGGCTTGTTGCTGTCGGTCTTGTATGTATGCTGATCGGTTATTTGTATACTGGAGGACCGTATCCAATTGCTTATTCACCGTTCGGGGAGCTAGTTTCAGGGGCAGTAATGGGGATGGGGATTGTTCTAATTGCCTTCTTTATTCAAACAGGAGATGTAACAGCTGATGCTGTAATTATTTCTGTGCCAAGTATGATTTTAGTGGGGGCAATTATGCTTTCTAATAATATCCGCGATATTGTTGGTGATACAGAAGGCGGACGTAAAACGATGGCCATTTTAGTTGGCCGACATAATGCTGTAACAGTACTTGCTGGTTTCTTTATTGTTTCGTATATTTGGATTATCATTCTTGTAGTTATTGGCCATTTAACACCATGGGCACTGCTTGTATTATTAAGCGTGAAGAAACCGATTGAAGCGATTAAATTATTCCGAGCAAAAGAAAAACCGCTTGAAGTAATGCCTGCAATGAAATATACAGCCCAAACAAACACGATTTTCGGTTTCTTGTTGGCTGTAGGTCTATTAATTTCATATTTCATTTAAAACTAGCAGAGGTATGTTGAACATTCAACATACCTCTTTTACTATTCTGTCACTTCATCTACATGGTCAATACATGTTAAAGCTGTCGGAATCGCTTCTAAACGCTCAAAAGGAATCTCTTTTCCACATACGATACATTCCCCGTATGTGCCCTCATCCATTGCATTTAAAGCCGTTTGAATTCTTTCAATTTCGTCTTCCTTCAATTCACTTAATGTTTTTTCTGTAACAATTGTCGTCAAATCGGTTGCTGCATCTGCCGGATGATTATCAACTGCAGTTATTTCTGTATCCTCTAAAGGAGGTTCTTCATTAACATGCTCCTGCAATGTTGCAAGTTCCTCTTCCAAAATGCTGCGCAATTGTTGTAATTGATTGATATCCATATAAAATCCCCCTTTTTTCCATTAATAAAATATTACCTATATGAGGATTTCTAAACATCTTTTCTTATTTATCCGCTGCA is from Solibacillus isronensis and encodes:
- a CDS encoding TraR/DksA C4-type zinc finger protein — protein: MDINQLQQLRSILEEELATLQEHVNEEPPLEDTEITAVDNHPADAATDLTTIVTEKTLSELKEDEIERIQTALNAMDEGTYGECIVCGKEIPFERLEAIPTALTCIDHVDEVTE
- a CDS encoding 1,4-dihydroxy-2-naphthoate polyprenyltransferase; this encodes MTKVVEADKGFKVWWHLTRPHTLTASFVPVLLGTSMALSINHETIHFGLFFAMLIASMLIQAATNMFNEYYDYKLGLDNENSVGIGGTIVRHGVAPKTIMAIALSFYGIAMLLGVYICAMTSWWLVAVGLVCMLIGYLYTGGPYPIAYSPFGELVSGAVMGMGIVLIAFFIQTGDVTADAVIISVPSMILVGAIMLSNNIRDIVGDTEGGRKTMAILVGRHNAVTVLAGFFIVSYIWIIILVVIGHLTPWALLVLLSVKKPIEAIKLFRAKEKPLEVMPAMKYTAQTNTIFGFLLAVGLLISYFI